In a genomic window of Thermosynechococcus sp. CL-1:
- a CDS encoding M15 family metallopeptidase: MGDKPYTKIPIAECGEPLAPIPPTFLRLQPHPYQSRGAPYGKASPFWLRVGVIAALERAQAFLEPYGWQLAIFDAYRPIAVQQFMVAHTFATLCQERGYDAQQLEPAIAREIWQQVDQFWAVPSSDPQQPPPHSTGAAVDLTLADPAGHPLEMGGVIDEISERSFPDFYDRHPEETHAACFAQRRQILYQAMRHAGFQRHPNEWWHFSLGDQLWAWQTQQQTGQRDILARYGRIDL, encoded by the coding sequence ATGGGGGATAAGCCCTATACCAAGATTCCGATTGCAGAGTGTGGGGAACCCCTAGCGCCTATTCCACCTACCTTTCTGCGGCTGCAACCCCATCCCTATCAAAGCCGAGGTGCCCCCTATGGCAAAGCCTCTCCCTTTTGGTTGCGGGTGGGGGTCATTGCTGCCCTTGAGCGCGCCCAAGCGTTCCTAGAACCTTACGGCTGGCAACTGGCGATTTTTGATGCCTATCGCCCAATTGCGGTACAGCAGTTCATGGTGGCGCATACCTTTGCTACCCTCTGTCAAGAACGGGGGTATGATGCGCAGCAACTTGAGCCAGCGATCGCCCGCGAGATTTGGCAACAGGTTGATCAATTTTGGGCGGTGCCCAGTTCAGACCCCCAGCAACCACCCCCCCACAGTACCGGCGCTGCCGTTGACCTTACCCTCGCTGACCCAGCAGGCCATCCCTTGGAGATGGGGGGTGTCATTGATGAAATTTCTGAACGTTCTTTTCCCGATTTTTACGATCGCCATCCTGAAGAGACCCATGCCGCTTGCTTTGCCCAACGCCGCCAAATTCTCTATCAGGCAATGCGCCATGCAGGCTTTCAGCGCCATCCCAATGAGTGGTGGCACTTTTCCCTTGGGGATCAGTTGTGGGCTTGGCAAACGCAGCAACAGACTGGCCAGCGGGACATCCTCGCTCGCTATGGCCGCATCGATCTTTAA
- the rpmB gene encoding 50S ribosomal protein L28, whose protein sequence is MSRVCQLTGKKANNAYAISHSHRRTKKLQEVNLQWKRVWWPEGNRWVRLRLSTKAIKTLERKGLSAFAKEAGLNLNKL, encoded by the coding sequence ATGAGCCGCGTTTGTCAACTGACTGGAAAAAAAGCCAATAACGCCTACGCTATTTCCCACTCCCACCGGCGGACGAAAAAACTGCAAGAAGTGAATTTGCAATGGAAACGGGTGTGGTGGCCAGAAGGCAACCGTTGGGTGCGGCTGCGCCTCTCTACCAAAGCCATTAAAACCCTTGAGCGCAAAGGCCTGAGTGCATTTGCCAAAGAAGCGGGGTTGAATCTCAACAAGCTCTAA
- a CDS encoding LON peptidase substrate-binding domain-containing protein: protein MAFSSIAVRELPIFPLPDVVLFPGRPLPLHIFEFRYRIMMNTILESDRRFGIVMWDPQTGRPATVGCCAEVRRYERLPDDRMLIDSLGQQRFRILDYVREKPYRVGLVEWIEDEPTSIDLRPLAKEVRQLLEDVVRLSAKLTEQPMELPPDVPTAALELSYWIASNFRGVAQEQQRLLELQSTYDRLLREAEILTTTRNHLAARTVLKETFK from the coding sequence ATGGCTTTTTCGTCCATTGCCGTTCGCGAACTCCCCATTTTTCCCTTGCCGGATGTTGTGCTCTTTCCGGGGCGACCCCTGCCACTCCACATTTTTGAATTTCGCTACCGCATCATGATGAATACGATTCTTGAGAGCGATCGCCGCTTTGGCATCGTGATGTGGGATCCACAAACGGGACGGCCAGCCACGGTGGGCTGTTGTGCGGAAGTGCGTCGCTACGAACGGCTTCCCGATGATCGCATGCTCATTGATTCCTTGGGTCAGCAGCGGTTTCGCATCTTGGACTACGTGCGCGAAAAACCCTACCGCGTTGGACTAGTGGAGTGGATTGAGGATGAACCCACCAGCATTGATCTGCGCCCCTTGGCCAAGGAAGTGCGGCAACTTCTTGAGGATGTGGTGCGCCTCTCAGCAAAACTGACAGAACAACCCATGGAGCTGCCCCCCGATGTGCCCACGGCTGCCCTTGAACTGTCCTATTGGATTGCCAGTAATTTTCGCGGTGTCGCTCAGGAGCAGCAACGTCTTCTAGAGCTACAATCCACCTACGATCGCCTACTGCGGGAAGCAGAAATTTTAACCACCACCCGCAATCACTTGGCGGCCCGCACCGTCCTCAAGGAAACCTTCAAATAG
- a CDS encoding NADAR family protein encodes MTIYFYRVKDAYGSFSNFSPHGFTLEGYYWPTAEHYYQAHKFFGTAHEAFGHAIRIAPTPEAAAQLGRSGRYPVHPQWDQLKQPVMWRALVAKFTTHPDLRELLLATGDEELVEDSPVDSYWGCGGDRQGSNYLGRLLMHLRHCLRQGADLHTFTPLQDCQSKGHDFCPPPSDDGKNGQG; translated from the coding sequence ATGACCATCTACTTTTATCGCGTCAAGGATGCCTACGGCAGTTTTTCCAATTTCTCTCCCCACGGTTTTACCCTTGAGGGCTACTACTGGCCAACAGCGGAGCACTACTACCAAGCCCATAAATTCTTTGGCACTGCCCATGAGGCCTTTGGTCATGCCATTCGCATCGCCCCAACTCCCGAAGCGGCTGCCCAACTCGGTCGCAGTGGTCGTTACCCCGTGCATCCTCAGTGGGATCAACTGAAACAGCCAGTGATGTGGCGTGCCCTTGTGGCCAAATTTACCACCCATCCCGACCTGCGGGAACTGCTCTTAGCAACTGGGGATGAAGAATTGGTGGAAGATTCCCCAGTAGATAGCTATTGGGGTTGTGGGGGCGATCGCCAAGGCTCGAACTACCTAGGACGGCTGCTGATGCATCTGCGGCATTGTCTGCGCCAAGGGGCAGATCTTCACACTTTCACCCCTCTGCAAGATTGCCAATCTAAAGGCCATGACTTTTGCCCACCACCCAGTGACGACGGAAAAAACGGGCAAGGCTAG
- the pcrA gene encoding DNA helicase PcrA has translation MSRDFLAGLNPSQRRAVEHYCGPMLVVAGAGSGKTRTLTYRIAHLIRQHQVAPENILAVTFTNKAAREMKERLEALFGQEVAQQLYRRDWLDLSPLEQQRVRSRVYQTYTKSLWIGTFHSLCARLLRLEIEAYQHPQGYRWTRHFTIFDESDVQSLIKEIATAELNLDERKHDPRGIRYKISHAKNRGLSPDQLEQEQRSPAGRVAAEVYRRYEATLAQNNALDFDDLILRTVQLLQQHPERLEYWHQQFQHILVDEYQDTNRTQYNLIRLLATNGTPPQQFQNWGDRSIFVVGDVDQSIYSFRCADFTILMNFQQDFGDRLPDNHSRTMIKLEENYRSTANILQAANHLIEHNNERIDKVLRPTKGEGAPIHCECCDTESDEADFVARTIKALGSQSLEPQWGRFAILYRTNAQSRPFEEALVRANIPYTVVGGLKFYERKEVKDVLAYLRLLQNPQDTVSLRRIINVPRRGIGKTSLDRLSDAAQTLGISLWDLITDTESMTPLAGRASRAVQQFVTLMTRLRSLVDDIELPELVKTVIEETGYRRELENEGTDESLERLQNLMELVNAAQQFSEENEGASLSDFLNSSALASDLDTLQEGEGVVSLMTLHAAKGLEFPVVFLVGMEQGLFPNFRSLNDPMALEEERRLCYVGITRAQEQLFLTFAQSRRRYGGSEDTIPSQFLTELPPELLTGNVQRRPKMAAVTKLFPARLSKAAASPWRVGDRILHPVYGEGEITHVFNTGSKLSLAIRFPRRGQKVVDPRLTPLERL, from the coding sequence ATGAGTAGGGATTTTCTGGCAGGACTGAATCCATCACAACGGCGGGCGGTGGAGCACTATTGTGGCCCGATGTTGGTGGTGGCAGGCGCCGGTTCCGGGAAAACTCGCACGCTCACCTATCGCATTGCCCATTTGATTCGCCAGCATCAGGTGGCACCAGAAAATATCTTGGCGGTGACGTTTACCAATAAGGCCGCCCGCGAAATGAAGGAGCGGCTTGAAGCTCTCTTTGGTCAAGAGGTGGCTCAGCAACTCTACAGGCGAGACTGGCTGGATCTCTCTCCCCTCGAACAACAGCGGGTGCGATCGCGAGTCTATCAAACCTACACGAAGTCCCTTTGGATTGGCACGTTCCACAGCCTGTGTGCCCGACTCCTGCGCTTGGAAATAGAGGCCTATCAACATCCCCAAGGGTATCGCTGGACGCGGCATTTCACCATTTTTGATGAGTCAGATGTGCAAAGCCTGATTAAGGAAATTGCCACTGCGGAACTCAATCTCGATGAGCGCAAGCATGATCCGCGCGGTATCCGCTACAAAATTAGCCATGCCAAAAACCGAGGGCTAAGCCCCGATCAATTGGAGCAGGAACAGCGATCGCCCGCTGGCCGGGTGGCCGCAGAAGTTTATCGTCGCTATGAGGCAACCCTTGCCCAGAATAACGCCCTTGACTTTGATGATTTGATTTTGCGAACGGTGCAGCTGCTACAACAGCACCCTGAGCGCCTTGAGTATTGGCATCAGCAATTCCAACATATTCTGGTGGATGAGTACCAAGACACCAACCGCACCCAATACAATCTCATTCGGCTACTGGCCACCAATGGTACGCCACCGCAACAGTTTCAGAATTGGGGCGATCGCTCGATTTTTGTCGTCGGCGATGTGGATCAGTCCATTTATTCCTTTCGCTGCGCTGATTTCACTATCCTGATGAATTTCCAACAGGATTTTGGCGATCGCCTGCCCGATAACCACAGCCGCACAATGATTAAGTTGGAAGAAAACTATCGCTCCACAGCCAACATTTTGCAGGCCGCCAATCATCTCATTGAGCACAACAACGAACGCATTGATAAAGTGCTGCGTCCCACCAAAGGAGAAGGTGCTCCCATTCACTGCGAGTGTTGTGACACTGAAAGCGATGAAGCCGATTTTGTTGCCCGAACCATCAAAGCCTTGGGCAGTCAATCCCTCGAACCCCAATGGGGACGGTTTGCCATTCTCTACCGCACCAATGCCCAATCGCGCCCCTTTGAGGAGGCCTTAGTGCGTGCCAACATTCCCTACACTGTGGTTGGTGGTCTCAAATTCTATGAGCGCAAGGAAGTCAAGGATGTTCTCGCTTATTTGCGGCTGCTGCAAAACCCCCAAGACACCGTGAGTCTGCGGCGAATTATCAACGTGCCACGACGCGGCATTGGCAAAACCAGTTTGGATCGCCTCAGTGACGCCGCGCAAACCCTTGGCATTTCCCTGTGGGATTTAATTACCGATACCGAATCCATGACGCCCTTGGCCGGGCGAGCCAGTCGTGCCGTGCAGCAGTTTGTGACCCTCATGACCCGCCTGCGATCGCTAGTGGACGACATTGAATTGCCTGAACTAGTGAAAACCGTGATTGAAGAGACAGGCTACCGCCGCGAACTCGAAAACGAAGGCACTGACGAAAGCCTAGAGCGACTGCAAAACCTAATGGAATTGGTTAACGCTGCCCAGCAATTTAGCGAAGAAAACGAGGGGGCAAGCCTCAGCGATTTTCTCAACAGTTCTGCCCTTGCCTCGGATTTGGATACCTTGCAGGAGGGAGAGGGCGTCGTTTCCCTGATGACCTTGCATGCCGCTAAGGGGCTAGAATTTCCCGTTGTCTTTTTGGTGGGCATGGAGCAGGGACTCTTTCCCAACTTCCGCAGTCTCAACGACCCCATGGCCCTTGAAGAAGAACGCCGCCTTTGCTATGTCGGCATCACCCGTGCCCAAGAACAACTCTTTCTCACCTTTGCCCAAAGCCGTCGCCGCTACGGTGGCAGTGAAGATACGATTCCTTCGCAATTTTTGACAGAGCTACCCCCAGAACTGCTGACAGGGAATGTTCAACGACGACCCAAAATGGCTGCTGTCACGAAGCTATTCCCCGCACGGTTGAGCAAGGCTGCTGCCTCTCCTTGGCGGGTGGGCGATCGCATTCTCCATCCTGTCTATGGCGAAGGGGAAATTACCCATGTCTTTAACACTGGCTCGAAGCTCTCCTTGGCGATTCGTTTCCCACGTCGCGGGCAAAAGGTGGTGGATCCCCGGCTGACACCCCTTGAACGGCTATAA
- the mutL gene encoding DNA mismatch repair endonuclease MutL, whose protein sequence is MSDVLTVVPLPAPMRQAIAAAETLDSLATVVQELVENALDAGASRIHLHWRPSAWHLEVTDNGEGIRWADLTQVALPYTSSKLPLSGELADITTLGFRGQALHSLAQMAQLTICTRHREAETGWQVSYDAQGQVRSQRPLGMAVGTRVIAEQLFQDWPQRQQGVNPKQVQRRLQEIALCFPQVAWHLLKDGKRWHHWPAVASLGDRLLQLLPKIHPQDLRQMSDAQIELVLALPDCHHRPHPDWLGVAVNGRWVELHSDPSWQQVILEAFGRGLPRQRFPLCIAHLHLPPAAIDWSAAPQKRTIYLREPEQWQALLVERIGQLLASPTVPTTSYHLLKAAEPPGRYRTLLSPSPSPQSALKVVGQLHNTYIIVEHAEGIWLIEQHIAHERVLYEQIETDWQVVELEQPVLVDSLTETQVQRLQEWGLAIAPFGVQVWAVRSVPALLRDRPDVVAALIELSQGADLTAAKVAVACRSAIRNGTPLTLAEMQTLVDQWYRCRQPHTCPHGRPICLQLQESSLARFFRRHWVVGKSHGL, encoded by the coding sequence ATGAGCGATGTCCTGACGGTGGTGCCTCTACCAGCACCAATGCGGCAAGCGATCGCTGCCGCTGAAACCCTCGACTCCCTAGCCACGGTTGTCCAAGAACTGGTGGAAAATGCCCTCGATGCCGGGGCGAGTCGCATTCACCTCCACTGGCGCCCTTCAGCATGGCATCTTGAGGTCACAGACAATGGCGAAGGGATTCGCTGGGCAGATCTCACCCAAGTGGCTCTCCCCTACACCAGCAGCAAGTTGCCCCTCAGCGGGGAATTGGCGGACATCACAACCTTGGGATTTCGCGGTCAAGCCCTCCACAGTTTGGCGCAAATGGCACAGTTAACGATTTGCACTCGCCACCGTGAGGCGGAGACCGGTTGGCAAGTGAGTTATGATGCCCAGGGTCAAGTGCGCAGCCAGCGTCCTCTAGGAATGGCCGTGGGGACTCGCGTCATTGCTGAGCAACTTTTTCAGGACTGGCCGCAACGACAGCAGGGGGTCAATCCCAAACAGGTTCAGCGGCGCCTTCAGGAAATTGCCCTGTGTTTCCCGCAGGTGGCTTGGCATCTCCTTAAGGATGGAAAGCGCTGGCACCACTGGCCGGCGGTGGCGTCTTTGGGCGATCGCCTGCTCCAGCTGCTCCCCAAAATCCACCCTCAGGATCTGCGCCAAATGAGCGATGCCCAAATTGAACTGGTCTTGGCTCTACCAGATTGTCACCATCGCCCCCATCCCGATTGGTTAGGGGTGGCTGTTAATGGTCGTTGGGTGGAACTGCACAGTGATCCCTCGTGGCAGCAGGTGATTCTTGAGGCCTTTGGTCGCGGTCTACCGCGGCAGCGCTTTCCCCTGTGTATTGCCCATCTCCATTTACCCCCGGCGGCGATTGATTGGTCTGCAGCACCCCAAAAGCGCACAATCTATCTGCGGGAGCCAGAGCAATGGCAAGCTCTGTTAGTCGAGCGCATTGGCCAACTGCTGGCCTCCCCAACCGTCCCCACAACGAGCTATCACCTGCTTAAAGCTGCTGAACCCCCTGGCCGCTATCGAACCTTGTTATCCCCCAGTCCATCGCCCCAGTCAGCCCTCAAGGTGGTTGGCCAGTTGCACAATACGTACATTATTGTTGAGCACGCCGAAGGCATCTGGTTGATTGAGCAGCACATTGCCCATGAACGGGTGCTGTACGAGCAAATTGAAACAGATTGGCAGGTGGTGGAGCTAGAGCAGCCGGTGTTGGTGGACTCCCTCACGGAGACGCAAGTGCAACGCCTGCAGGAATGGGGGTTGGCGATCGCTCCCTTTGGGGTACAGGTTTGGGCAGTGCGCAGTGTGCCTGCTCTATTGCGCGATCGCCCCGATGTAGTAGCTGCCCTGATTGAACTCAGCCAAGGGGCGGATCTAACTGCTGCTAAGGTGGCCGTTGCCTGTCGCAGCGCCATTCGTAACGGCACGCCCCTCACCCTTGCAGAAATGCAAACCCTTGTGGATCAGTGGTACCGCTGCCGTCAACCCCACACCTGCCCCCATGGTCGCCCCATCTGTCTGCAACTGCAAGAATCTAGCCTTGCCCGTTTTTTCCGTCGTCACTGGGTGGTGGGCAAAAGTCATGGCCTTTAG
- the psb27 gene encoding photosystem II protein Psb27, whose translation MKRFWAMVWALFLSVSLLLTSCANVPTGLTGNFREDTLALISSLREAIALPDNDPNKKAAQAEARKKLNDFFALYRRDDSLRSLSSFMTMQTALNSLAGHYSSYPNRPLPEKLKARLEQEFKQVELALDREAKS comes from the coding sequence ATGAAACGTTTTTGGGCGATGGTTTGGGCACTTTTCCTAAGTGTGTCACTACTCCTGACCAGTTGTGCTAATGTGCCCACGGGGCTAACGGGAAATTTCCGTGAAGATACCCTTGCGCTGATCAGTAGCCTGCGCGAAGCGATCGCCCTACCGGATAATGACCCCAACAAGAAGGCCGCTCAAGCAGAGGCTCGCAAAAAACTGAATGACTTCTTTGCCCTCTATCGTCGCGATGACTCCCTGCGATCGCTCTCTTCCTTTATGACGATGCAAACTGCCCTCAACTCCCTTGCGGGTCACTACAGTTCCTATCCCAATCGTCCCCTCCCGGAGAAGCTGAAAGCCCGCCTCGAACAAGAGTTTAAGCAAGTTGAACTCGCCCTTGATCGCGAAGCCAAGTCCTAG